Genomic window (Tribolium castaneum strain GA2 chromosome 2, icTriCast1.1, whole genome shotgun sequence):
AGTTAAAGTTGACAAGTGTCTGACAGGACTTTTTAGTCAAGTGCATGCCTCtgtttaaattacaataactattaaatggtgcattttagcGGTGTAAAAGGTTATACCTTTTTTATTCGCAATTGATTACTCTATCGATTtaggcaataaaaaagtagtgttaagagggcaaaaaattagaaaaacacaaaaaatgtgaccCGGAAATGCTGCAACCGGAAACTGGGTGGATGTATCCGGTTTTCATAATTACCAGATTAAAAGGCATGTTCTCTTTAGTAAGTCTAccaagttttgtaatatttggtcAAACGATTCCAAAGTTATGGTGCAAAAACGTCTTTCCGTACCCCTACTTCCCAGGGTTGTAAAATTCTTATCAGTTTCGATAGGACACGACTTATAATCTCAATTAGCATCATTTTATAGGTCCTTTTTAAGGTTCATTTTTTGTCTCACAAATATATAcgccaacatcgcattttatttcaattagctgttataaattataaatgcacttcaaaacaaataatagctaatgtaatttatacttttaatgagagatctaatcattaatacctattttataatttgatcaaacttaattaaaaaaataattcggtaaaatgcgactttggcgtttaatagaaaagttgttgtatttgatgagttttattacgtggcaaaagtaacacacgtatttctgttTACTAAACACTGACCGGATCATCTGCACAAATAAAGAGAGGAAAacggaaaacagtgaaaataataattgagaattttgcaaaatgttatatacaagatgtccgtttttcgagctccatcatagggatctcagttattataagagatacgaggtcgaTTAGATTAGGAAAAAGTTGCACATTTTTACGCtcaacaattatctgaaagatTCTAAAGATAGAGGTTTTCGACGACATAAAAGAAGCAAGAATAACACCTTACGTGGAAACTTTGGAAACAGcaaatcttcaaaaaaaaaaggttttacCATCGTTTTGGAACTTGCGACAAAATTagtaagcaattttttttttgttgagatTCGACTCGCCAAtagcaaaatttaatgaacTACTTTTACTGTATTATTGTTgaaatttgaaagtggataaaaggtgaaaaagatttaaattttgaatacaaagtgttattaatCAGTTGtgtaattaaagactataagtaatggatcacagcaaACACtgttgggctcaagaaaccaatgaATTAGTGAAGTGTCCGAATTTTAGGTtggaatttttccactgaaaaaatcataaaatactttagtaaatctacaaaactacaattaagattaacaactgctgatacatttaaccataaattattcgaaaaggtaggcttttcactGTCTTTGTagtagtatttttattattcaataaCGCTTCACagtaaatgaaattttttagtaaattttccGTGGGTAACCTTATAGACCAAtgcaataagaaaaaaataaaaccaggAATCCGTAAAGACACTATAACtgcataaaagaaaaaaattaaaaccaggAATccgtaaaaaaaacactataactgcataaaaaaagtaaattaatgtGACTACTGAAAGCTTAATACCTAATTCAGTCATTTCAATCACCataaacttttccaaaaaaattacggaATGGTGTCAATTAAATACttactaattaaaaacatgtgttctttgaaattaatttatatggAACAACTTTTGGTTTATACTCGGGTTAAGAACACAAAGATAAACTTAATTTgctgattttaataaaaaaaatagagagtAAAATGGCGACGTGAGTCGTACGCCACTGTATTAACGAACTGCATAcacgatttttttctaaaatgcgaccggtcataataaaaaaataattgctgtGATGTTACATTTTCATTTGTCACAAATTGTCTCTTGAGTCTTCGTTATCCTGCATTCTGATCGGTTACTCGTCACAAGCTTGTGTCGTAATGAATTTATGATGTAATATGTACactgtgtttttaaataattctcatGTAGTCGTCGGTGAATTttccatgtaaaatcagaaatgccgctttatagaattaatgacaggcattttACATATTACCGTTCTCctttaattcagaaataagcttcgacaaTAATCGTGTTTTGTTGCACAGTGTagcaatttagttgcattttaatgagatttttaaaattatttaattgaatatttgtaaatttcacaactaacagttttgacatttattgacagagaattcaattgagcagaccggcacaattttttttacatgtaaaccaatttcaaagttaaccagatgtgatttatttaaaaacacattgtacaatgaatttaaaattgaatgcCAAATTTGGTAAAAGAATACTAAAAGTTAAACTTATGCTAAATTCTAGTATgttcgttaaaaataaagtcaaacgtaacgattaaatttgtttgaatgtAGGACCTTCAATTATGTTGCAAGGATGCAACTTGCAGAGAGGATTAGCTAAAGACTAATAACTTCtaaccaaatttattttcaataaaataaataaaatttacaatgtgactatgttaaataaaaacaagttactcaaaaaaaacatacatCTTCAGAACAAATCTGAAtcaaaatactttattaaagtaCTTAGTTTCTATGTTCCAAATTATAAACAACTGAACAATCAAATTTAACTAAACTAAAACTTTAAAGCGACATGGAGACACAGAGCAGTGTAAATCgaatattattatattgatGAATAATACTCTTAAACACAAAGAAATGAATGTTCATCAAAACTTACTTTTCATGACTGGGCAGTGAGCACACTCTGACCGCttctaaaactaagaaactattTGAAGGGATTACAGAGAAAAGGACCAAAAAATGACTTATTACTTAAGGTCACCCCAAAATCAGAAATACACACATCAATATAATCTAGAAGACGTATTTATTGCGAGACACTTTCACAGAAGGTGAAAAAACTCCTAAAATCAACTAAaggcaatttttcaaaaagcatTTACTGAAACTAAAACaatatgttacaaaaaaaaactactcaAACAGTCTTTAGCGCTTGATTCctagattatttttatgtcTATACTTAAACTCACATTAGATGTTATTTAAcgatatttattaattattaaaattaaaaaggtaATACAAAGTTTGTGCTAAGGCGTTTGGAAAACTTTCAACAAAATATGATGGAATTTTGGTAGAGTATAAGGGATTTTCAGCTATATTATTATCTCAATATTAAAGAAAcagtttattacaataaaaatatgaaaagtgaaaatataaattatttatgattaataataaaagatgaATTGACAACACtactaaactaaaatttgttgaaacagaaaattttatttttatggtaggttcaaattaatgaaaatgctgttaattttttagacatatttattaattataacaaGTATACTTAAACTAACGTATATTTATATCTGATATTTATACTTTTGTTCTAACATTTTCATATAACTATTTACTTCGCAATGCAAACATTGTGAGCCTTTAATCCCAATTTCACCTTTGCATTTAAAGCATACAAATAGAACCGACGAGAGAACGACGTGCTCCTAGCGCTTTTTTTGATAAGAAAGCTGCTGCTTCAGGTAAATAACCAACAtcatgatccaaaaatagcAAGAACAGCAGGGATCTCCCATAGTTCCCACAATTTGACGCATGCGTACACAGACAACCCACGATATcattatctaaaaataaaaatcacatcAAGGGATTCCCAGAATTTTCAATTCAAGTAAATTAGAATTGACAACTTATTTACTAgcttccacttttttgaaaattcaaagtttatgtttttttgctttttaactTTACCAAGAAGTGATTAACATCGCAATTttgaaatgattaaaatattgtttttgcaCCAAGACACACAACTTTTTATctgtaaatttgcaaaataagttttaatgcCAAAATTTAGCTAAAATGCGAaacaaatacataaataatacATGTTTCATTGAGTTTTCCACTTGAAAATAAGTTTTACTTCGCgactttttattgaaatttcaaaaattttacccCTACTTTTTTAAGGCACCGTGACCAATCCGCCTCTGCTCCACAGTTGTCTACAGGACAACATATTAACAGCTTTTGTTGCTAAACTCTAGTAAAAACTAGAGTTCTATAAAAACAGCCAAAATTCGTCACcaagtaacatttttatttattctaattaaaaaaaattcagttattACATGTCACTCAcgttctaatattttttaatccaaaaatctttaaatgatGGATGTAACTCGACTCAAACGTAACATAAACCGCGATTTTTCGGAAGTAAGTAAAACTTTCAAGTTATTGAAACGCTGatagtatattattacacGAGTTTTATGAGACGTCCTATAGTGGCACTCCTTGGTCGTGCTCCAATAGGATGAGttccacaattaagtcttgtAAAATGAGTGTAATATACAATATTTTCTACttcctatttttttgtttttgtttaatttaatttttcaaaatctgttGAAACtatttccttttaattttttttaattttaattaaaagtagtTGCAtaaaagttctctttgtgaaactactAGTAGAAATAAGTACATTACCACAAAATTGTGGTAAAGCACAACTACATTCAAAAAGATTCATTCGctcagaaaataaacaaaaaacgaataatGTGTAggaatttattgaaaataaaacatcccaaaaattgaaaattaccACAACGAAACATTTTTATCCAGATAGTGAGCgatgagtttattttttataattgtttgcttttttttcccaaaatttgCCATGTGAATTAAGTAAAGTTCAGTAAAATTGTATTCGACCAAAAACTCCTGATCGTTCTGTTCAGCTATTCTCCGACATTCCTTGAAAACTAAACGAAAGTTATATggaaattttttgacaaaatcacGACACTGTTCATGACTCATATCCTCAATACCGATCCGAGACCGCATCCAAAACCTTTCATAAGGGTTGTAATGCCTAGGATAACTATCTGCGGACGATTCTAAGTCGGcttcaatttgttttaaatcgtAGTCAAcaaccaaataatttttataattcaattGGCGCAAATTTCGCTTAAAGTGCCTTTCATTGGCTTCCTGGAAATGAGTTTTCAACTTCGTAGCGTCTTCACACAAAGTTTCTTTTGTCGGCTTAACTTTTGTATCAAAACTAAGTTTAACAGTTACAAGTTTCcgtctgtttaatttttcccTGTGTTGTTCTTCTTTGAAGCAAGTAAGTTTTTCGACAACCCAGTCCTCGTTAGCTCCGCCATTAACAACTTCCGGTTCGTTAAcaagttgcaaaaatttgattggttTCAATACGTGCGCTAGACTATCGCTGGAAAAATCTctagataaaatttccaaataatCGCTTTTAGGCAACTGTTTAGCATAATCCAAAAACGGAGTGAACGTAACCGGAAATTCGATAAAGTCAGGGACGTCAAgatagtttttcaatttttcaaatagttgCTTGTAGTTATCTGAGGTCGAGTTCGGTTTTGCTGATGCTGAATAATCTTTTCTTCCAAGTGCACTTAACGCTAAGTTTACATTGTTGAAATTGTTCTCGTCGTGAAAACTTGTGGGAAAGTGCTGATTATTCATCACCAAGTCCCTATATTCTATGTATTTAAGCCAGTCGATTATGTTAAACATTTTAGGTCTAACAGCTTcactattatttaaaatattcgaGTAGTTTGCTAAATGAAACTCTGTGACATCGTCTAatccaaataataatttgagcACAAAGAGAATAACGCTTAAAACGCGACCTTCGTAATTTGGGATTTTGCCATTTCGTTTACGAAACGACATTTTAATATCAGCCCTTGTGATAATATTTTTGGCGCAATCGCAAATCTCACGAGGCAAATTCAACTCCCCACAATAGCGTTCACACAACTCAATTAAATTAGGACacgaaatataaaaatcaatttgtaataaaaccgACATTTCGGCAGCAATTGTTCGAAATGGTGCATTCACAAACATtgtgtttttcttaaaattacgaaaattgaGTGTTTTATCGACGAAATCTTCGGGAAAAAAATGACTGTAATAATTGAAACTCAAATGCCCCTCTTTAATGAACCTCAAAATG
Coding sequences:
- the TAF1B gene encoding TATA box-binding protein-associated factor RNA polymerase I subunit B isoform X1, with product MQDIVCEQCGGVDFYKEAGFYFCSGCQIQSQEVQEYVYDEYTPETRLKTKKIQSDKTAKTENKITSWECYNYILLGLTNELINLGADKKLKAVVRLLWMRYLEKLQVFKLGRDELPKLQAVCSNMDAEIVYGKLAKKKRKRNKSSSSELDVTSLDSTSLKHERVKRKRALAKAQYEEFSKKSQETPSLHNETLTSLQTGSEKSSKNAVPIKYNIYATKELRKIKSSQYHWRKHRRDFERNLKCHKLSYRKISGKYRASPYILSINKLYAILYLGLLITKSKVQLSDILRFIKEGHLSFNYYSHFFPEDFVDKTLNFRNFKKNTMFVNAPFRTIAAEMSVLLQIDFYISCPNLIELCERYCGELNLPREICDCAKNIITRADIKMSFRKRNGKIPNYEGRVLSVILFVLKLLFGLDDVTEFHLANYSNILNNSEAVRPKMFNIIDWLKYIEYRDLVMNNQHFPTSFHDENNFNNVNLALSALGRKDYSASAKPNSTSDNYKQLFEKLKNYLDVPDFIEFPVTFTPFLDYAKQLPKSDYLEILSRDFSSDSLAHVLKPIKFLQLVNEPEVVNGGANEDWVVEKLTCFKEEQHREKLNRRKLVTVKLSFDTKVKPTKETLCEDATKLKTHFQEANERHFKRNLRQLNYKNYLVVDYDLKQIEADLESSADSYPRHYNPYERFWMRSRIGIEDMSHEQCRDFVKKFPYNFRLVFKECRRIAEQNDQEFLVEYNFTELYLIHMANFGKKKQTIIKNKLIAHYLDKNVSLW